From Candidatus Pedobacter colombiensis, one genomic window encodes:
- a CDS encoding deoxyribodipyrimidine photo-lyase → MKKETSICWLRRDLRIEDNAALYHALKGDYPVLLLFIFDKNILSKLPAKNDARVTFIYDTLQQLNSEINRYNSTILIKYGTPEQVWAEVLNSYTVKEVYTNHDYEPYARERDDALAEYLSSESIPFKTFKDQVIFEKNEISKADGKPYTVFTPYFHQWRQKLQPFYLKAYPVSKYINNLLPVKTENDLSLQDLGFGRSEQIFPSKDFEAKLQAYEDKRDYPALDATTHIGLHLRFGTISIRKAAREASMQKAEKWLSELAWRDFYMMILWHFPHSAHQSFKPAYDNIRWINNEADFEKWCTGNTGYPLVDAGMRQLNKTGYMHNRVRMVVASFLTKHLLIDWRWGEAYFAEKLLDYDQASNVGGWQWACGCGNDAAPYFRVFNPELQAKKFDPKNEYIHQWVPELKQQKHVKPMVEHAFARERALKAFKAALQ, encoded by the coding sequence ATGAAAAAAGAAACAAGCATCTGCTGGTTACGCAGAGATTTAAGAATAGAAGACAATGCAGCATTATATCACGCCCTAAAGGGTGATTACCCTGTGCTATTGCTCTTTATATTCGACAAAAACATACTTTCAAAATTGCCAGCTAAGAATGATGCCCGTGTGACTTTTATTTATGACACACTTCAACAACTCAATTCTGAAATAAACCGCTACAATTCGACTATATTGATAAAATATGGAACTCCGGAACAGGTATGGGCGGAAGTACTCAATAGTTACACCGTTAAGGAAGTTTACACCAATCATGATTACGAACCTTATGCGCGCGAACGGGATGATGCATTAGCTGAATACCTCAGCTCCGAAAGTATTCCATTCAAAACTTTTAAAGATCAGGTCATTTTCGAAAAGAATGAAATCAGCAAAGCAGATGGGAAACCTTACACCGTATTTACTCCATACTTCCATCAGTGGCGGCAAAAGCTACAGCCCTTCTACCTCAAAGCCTACCCGGTATCGAAATATATAAACAACCTGCTTCCGGTAAAAACTGAAAACGACTTATCTCTTCAGGATTTAGGCTTTGGGCGTTCTGAGCAAATATTTCCTTCAAAAGATTTTGAAGCGAAGTTACAGGCTTATGAGGATAAAAGGGACTATCCCGCTCTGGATGCAACAACACATATAGGACTTCATCTCCGTTTTGGAACGATAAGCATACGTAAAGCAGCGCGAGAGGCATCCATGCAAAAAGCCGAAAAATGGTTATCGGAACTTGCATGGAGAGATTTCTATATGATGATCTTATGGCACTTTCCACACTCCGCCCATCAATCCTTTAAACCGGCATACGACAATATACGATGGATCAATAATGAAGCTGATTTTGAAAAATGGTGTACAGGAAACACAGGTTATCCACTGGTGGATGCGGGAATGCGTCAACTCAATAAAACGGGATACATGCACAATAGGGTAAGAATGGTGGTCGCTAGCTTTTTAACCAAACACCTTTTGATAGATTGGCGTTGGGGTGAAGCTTACTTTGCAGAAAAGCTATTAGATTACGATCAGGCAAGCAATGTTGGTGGCTGGCAATGGGCTTGTGGATGTGGCAATGATGCCGCGCCTTACTTTAGGGTGTTTAATCCAGAACTGCAAGCCAAAAAGTTCGATCCGAAAAATGAGTACATTCATCAATGGGTACCAGAGCTAAAACAACAAAAGCATGTCAAACCTATGGTCGAACATGCTTTTGCGAGAGAAAGAGCCCTAAAAGCATTTAAGGCCGCTCTACAGTAA
- a CDS encoding acyl-CoA dehydrogenase family protein: MESTDKKTIKGGEFLITETTYQDVFIPEEFDEEQNMIAQTCRDFLAAEVYPNLDRIDAQEEGLMPSLMDKAGELGILGVSIPEVYGGFGKNFNTSMLVADVIGAGHSFAVALSAHTGIGTLPILYYGTDEQKNKYIPKLATGEWKAAYCLTEPNSGSDANSGKTKAKLSADGKHYVINGQKMWITNGGFADIFIVFAKIDDDANLTAFIVERAFGGITMNPEEHKMGIKGSSTRQVFFNDCPVPVENMLSERQNGFKIAVNILNIGRIKLAAAAIGASKAVIDTAVNYSNERIQFDRQISKYGAIRYKLAEMATKVYAVESANYRAGQNIDDAYETLAAGGMDASKAKLKSTEQFAVECAILKVWGSEVLDYVVDEGVQVYGGMGFSAEAPMDRAYRDARINRIFEGTNEINRLLTVDMMLKRAMKGELDLMTPATAVAAELMSIPDFGEEDDALFAAEKKIIKNLKKATLMVAGAAVQKLMMSLSKEQEILMNIADMAGYVYVAESAMLRTEKLVSLRGEAACEGQLNMMRIYFVEAVDAVQKAGKEALWAFAEGDELRMMMVGLKRFTKMEPFNVKEARQKVAQQLIAANKYCY; encoded by the coding sequence ATGGAATCTACAGACAAAAAAACAATTAAAGGTGGCGAGTTTTTGATTACAGAAACCACTTATCAGGATGTATTTATTCCTGAAGAATTTGATGAAGAGCAAAATATGATTGCACAGACTTGCCGTGACTTTTTAGCAGCGGAAGTTTACCCAAACCTAGATCGTATAGACGCTCAGGAAGAAGGATTAATGCCGTCATTGATGGATAAAGCCGGTGAGTTGGGCATTTTGGGGGTTTCGATACCTGAAGTGTATGGTGGTTTTGGAAAAAACTTTAATACTTCTATGCTGGTTGCTGATGTAATTGGTGCCGGTCATTCTTTTGCTGTAGCTTTATCTGCCCATACGGGAATTGGTACTTTACCTATTTTGTATTATGGAACGGATGAACAAAAGAATAAATATATCCCTAAGCTGGCAACAGGTGAATGGAAAGCGGCTTATTGCTTAACAGAACCCAATTCGGGATCGGATGCCAATTCGGGCAAAACCAAAGCTAAGTTATCTGCGGATGGTAAACATTATGTGATCAATGGTCAGAAAATGTGGATTACCAATGGCGGATTTGCTGATATTTTTATCGTGTTTGCGAAAATTGATGATGATGCAAATTTAACTGCATTTATTGTGGAGCGTGCATTTGGGGGTATCACAATGAACCCGGAAGAGCATAAGATGGGTATTAAAGGTTCATCAACCAGGCAGGTGTTCTTTAACGATTGTCCGGTGCCGGTTGAGAATATGCTTTCTGAGCGTCAGAATGGATTTAAGATAGCGGTAAATATTTTGAATATTGGACGGATTAAATTGGCTGCAGCTGCAATTGGTGCATCGAAAGCTGTCATTGATACTGCGGTGAATTATTCGAATGAAAGGATTCAGTTTGATCGTCAGATTTCTAAATATGGAGCGATAAGGTATAAGCTTGCGGAAATGGCGACTAAAGTTTATGCTGTTGAATCGGCAAACTATCGTGCAGGTCAGAATATTGACGATGCTTATGAAACATTGGCTGCCGGTGGTATGGATGCGAGTAAGGCAAAGTTGAAGTCAACTGAGCAATTTGCTGTAGAGTGTGCTATATTGAAGGTCTGGGGTTCTGAGGTATTGGATTACGTGGTTGATGAGGGGGTTCAGGTTTATGGTGGTATGGGCTTTTCTGCCGAAGCACCAATGGACCGGGCTTATCGCGATGCCCGGATCAATAGGATCTTTGAAGGGACGAATGAGATCAACAGGCTGTTGACTGTGGATATGATGTTGAAACGTGCAATGAAAGGGGAGTTGGATTTGATGACGCCTGCTACTGCTGTTGCTGCCGAATTGATGTCGATCCCTGATTTTGGAGAAGAAGATGATGCGCTTTTTGCAGCTGAGAAAAAGATCATTAAGAACCTGAAAAAAGCAACATTAATGGTTGCCGGTGCTGCGGTACAGAAACTGATGATGAGCTTGTCGAAAGAACAAGAGATACTGATGAATATTGCAGATATGGCTGGTTATGTATATGTAGCCGAGTCGGCCATGTTGAGGACCGAGAAACTGGTGAGTTTACGTGGAGAAGCAGCTTGTGAAGGTCAGCTGAATATGATGCGCATTTATTTTGTTGAAGCTGTAGATGCGGTTCAGAAAGCGGGTAAAGAAGCTTTATGGGCTTTTGCAGAGGGCGATGAGTTGCGTATGATGATGGTTGGCTTGAAAAGATTTACTAAAATGGAACCTTTTAATGTTAAAGAAGCCAGACAAAAAGTGGCACAACAATTGATCGCAGCTAATAAGTATTGCTATTAA
- a CDS encoding acetyl-CoA C-acyltransferase, protein MEAYIIAGYRTAVGKAPRGVFRFTRADDLAAEVIRALVASVPNLDKEQIDDVIVGNATPEAEQGLNVARMISLMGLDTDKVPGVTVNRYCASGLETIATAVAKIKSGMADCIIAGGVEVMSGMPFGGWKIVPNTDVAKTNPDWYWGMGLTAEAVAKEYNVSREDQDLFSYQSHQKAVAAIKNGHLKEGVLPITVNENYLDGDMKKKTRSYVVDTDEGPRADTSIEKLAKLKPVFAADGCITAGNSSQTSDGAAFVLVVSEKKMKELGVDPIARLVSYGIAGVPPRIMGIGPIYAIPKALKQAGMTLDQIELIELNEAFASQSLAVVRDLHINTDILNVNGGAIALGHPLGCTGAKLSVQLFNELKRRKQKYGMVTMCVGTGQGAAGIFEIF, encoded by the coding sequence ATGGAAGCATATATTATAGCAGGGTATCGAACCGCAGTGGGCAAGGCTCCACGAGGTGTATTTCGTTTTACAAGGGCTGATGATTTGGCTGCTGAAGTAATCAGAGCATTGGTAGCTTCGGTACCTAACCTGGATAAAGAACAGATTGATGATGTAATTGTTGGAAATGCGACTCCTGAGGCTGAGCAGGGATTAAATGTAGCTCGTATGATCTCGTTGATGGGATTGGATACGGATAAAGTGCCGGGGGTTACGGTAAACAGATACTGTGCTTCAGGATTGGAAACCATTGCTACCGCTGTTGCCAAAATTAAAAGTGGCATGGCTGATTGTATCATTGCAGGTGGAGTTGAAGTAATGTCGGGTATGCCTTTTGGCGGATGGAAGATTGTTCCGAACACCGATGTAGCGAAGACAAACCCGGATTGGTACTGGGGGATGGGTTTAACTGCTGAGGCTGTAGCGAAGGAATATAATGTAAGTAGGGAAGATCAGGATTTGTTTTCTTATCAATCGCACCAAAAGGCAGTAGCTGCAATTAAAAATGGACATTTAAAAGAGGGAGTATTGCCAATTACGGTAAATGAAAATTACCTGGACGGGGATATGAAAAAGAAAACCCGCAGTTATGTGGTGGATACGGATGAAGGACCACGTGCAGATACTTCTATAGAGAAACTGGCTAAGTTAAAGCCTGTTTTTGCTGCGGATGGCTGTATTACGGCGGGTAACTCTTCGCAAACTTCGGATGGTGCTGCTTTTGTACTGGTGGTGTCGGAGAAGAAAATGAAAGAATTGGGCGTTGATCCAATAGCTCGTTTGGTGAGCTATGGAATTGCCGGTGTGCCACCTCGTATTATGGGAATTGGGCCAATATATGCAATTCCTAAAGCGCTAAAACAGGCAGGAATGACATTAGATCAGATAGAGCTGATTGAGTTGAATGAAGCTTTTGCTTCTCAATCGCTGGCCGTTGTAAGGGATCTGCATATCAATACCGATATTTTAAATGTGAATGGTGGTGCGATTGCATTAGGACATCCGCTGGGATGTACCGGGGCTAAGTTGTCGGTGCAATTATTTAATGAACTAAAAAGAAGAAAACAGAAATACGGGATGGTGACGATGTGCGTAGGTACAGGACAAGGTGCAGCCGGTATTTTTGAAATATTTTAA
- a CDS encoding FKBP-type peptidyl-prolyl cis-trans isomerase: MLKTSILLGLFLLAVAFVACKKEPPYDAEKELDIDDAIIAKYLLDSAVTATKDSSGLYYKIISPGTGNEITNTDTVYGNYTLKILKDTVLLAKSVDSTFKFMLPGYIKGWQIGVGLIRPGGSIRMIIPSALGYQNRAVTSPIIPPNSILDITLSIVSINKKPK, from the coding sequence ATGTTAAAAACCAGTATTTTGTTGGGGCTTTTTTTATTGGCGGTAGCTTTTGTTGCCTGCAAAAAAGAACCGCCCTATGATGCCGAAAAAGAACTGGATATTGACGACGCGATAATTGCAAAGTATTTGTTAGATAGTGCTGTTACTGCTACTAAAGATAGTTCTGGTTTGTATTACAAGATCATTAGTCCGGGTACTGGAAATGAAATTACAAATACAGATACTGTTTATGGCAATTATACTTTGAAAATTTTAAAGGACACGGTTTTGCTGGCAAAAAGCGTTGACAGTACTTTTAAGTTTATGCTTCCCGGTTATATCAAAGGGTGGCAAATAGGTGTTGGCCTGATAAGACCTGGAGGATCAATCCGGATGATTATTCCATCTGCATTAGGCTATCAGAACAGGGCAGTAACATCACCTATAATTCCACCAAACTCAATATTAGATATTACATTATCAATAGTTTCTATAAATAAAAAACCCAAATGA
- a CDS encoding FKBP-type peptidyl-prolyl cis-trans isomerase: protein MIKKLSLYTFALLGSLVLFNSCKKEYESIETVDNRAIADYIKNNNLTGVKDTLGYHYQIITPGTGASVLNSDSVYYTYNFTHINGTSITKNGDYQIPGTFLGYTDRFSFRTLPAVRITLGKLKKGGTARVILPSSMAFGKNGVPSLGIESNEVIVVELALLDFAHQYQVDNFLINKFVAANNLQPVVDPTRVRYIVSAEGTGKADLKSTSTVTVKYTGRLLSGTVFDSNTDGYTALLSDLIPGWYKVLPGKVGVGGKIRLIIPSDLGYGTSVQRDAAGNVTIPANSCLDFDLEITAITN, encoded by the coding sequence ATGATTAAAAAGTTATCATTATATACCTTTGCCTTGTTAGGCTCTTTAGTTCTATTCAATTCTTGTAAAAAAGAGTACGAGTCTATTGAAACTGTAGATAACCGTGCGATAGCAGATTACATTAAAAATAATAACCTTACAGGTGTGAAGGATACTTTAGGGTATCATTATCAGATTATTACTCCTGGTACAGGTGCTTCGGTTTTGAATTCAGATTCTGTATATTACACCTATAATTTTACGCATATAAACGGTACTTCAATCACTAAAAACGGTGATTATCAAATCCCGGGAACTTTTTTAGGTTATACTGACAGATTTAGTTTCAGGACGCTTCCTGCGGTAAGGATTACATTAGGTAAGCTAAAAAAAGGAGGAACTGCAAGGGTTATTCTACCTTCAAGTATGGCATTTGGTAAAAATGGAGTTCCATCTTTGGGGATAGAGTCGAACGAGGTAATTGTAGTTGAATTGGCTTTGCTTGATTTTGCTCATCAGTATCAGGTAGATAATTTTTTGATTAACAAATTCGTTGCTGCTAATAACTTGCAACCGGTAGTAGATCCAACGAGGGTTCGTTATATTGTTTCTGCAGAGGGTACGGGTAAAGCCGACTTAAAGTCAACTTCTACTGTGACAGTTAAGTATACAGGAAGGCTATTGAGCGGAACGGTATTTGATTCGAATACAGATGGGTATACTGCGCTTTTGAGTGACCTGATTCCGGGGTGGTATAAAGTTCTTCCTGGAAAAGTGGGTGTTGGGGGTAAGATACGTTTAATTATTCCTTCGGATTTAGGCTATGGAACCAGTGTTCAAAGAGATGCCGCTGGAAATGTCACTATCCCGGCAAATTCATGTCTTGATTTTGATTTGGAGATTACCGCTATTACCAATTAA
- a CDS encoding PH domain-containing protein: MTTTKKTSSKYSVSMDSTAWLITVLMLCISAYFIYGQIKEYLFSGETNSVIIVAVLTGVFLISLAMRPISYILTDEELIIKRLAGNIRIAKNEIHSVESLDNGRSGTLIRTFGIGGYFGYFGKYYSSSLGSLTLYATRKDKRILVTTKSGKKIVLTPDDSALAADLKK, translated from the coding sequence ATGACAACGACTAAAAAGACCTCTTCAAAATATTCCGTTTCAATGGATTCCACAGCCTGGTTGATTACGGTACTGATGCTCTGCATATCCGCCTATTTTATATATGGCCAAATAAAAGAGTATCTATTCTCAGGAGAAACCAATTCAGTAATTATCGTGGCTGTTCTTACAGGTGTATTTCTAATATCATTGGCCATGAGGCCGATCTCTTACATTCTCACTGATGAAGAACTTATCATCAAAAGACTAGCGGGGAATATCAGAATTGCAAAAAATGAGATTCATTCTGTAGAGTCTCTGGACAATGGACGTTCTGGAACACTTATCCGGACATTTGGGATCGGTGGCTATTTTGGTTATTTCGGCAAATACTATAGTTCCAGCCTGGGATCATTGACGCTGTATGCAACTCGCAAAGACAAACGAATTCTGGTTACAACAAAAAGCGGAAAAAAGATTGTTCTTACACCCGATGATAGCGCTCTCGCAGCTGATTTAAAAAAGTAA